Proteins encoded by one window of Cloeon dipterum chromosome 4, ieCloDipt1.1, whole genome shotgun sequence:
- the sns gene encoding nephrin isoform X4 — MSSAVYVLLFALLTAGGCSGLATQSFSVSPNNVSVHEGGEALLQCQVSNLGGQVQWVKDGLALGYDASIAGIPRYSMIGDRSSGVFNLRIINASLDDDAEFECQVSPEGLHKAIRAAARLTVIAPPTGLEIVGHPSNSKIEVNENQALTLECVAYKAKPPPTIVWYRGDTKLPERDLKVSVTEVPDGGHVKRFDVKSRITVNPTKSDDYSEYKCEAQHEALAREYPLNTKVQLSVLYPPGEPHIDGYSEGETIRRGQHVELTCRSRGGNPPAQLVWYRNDVQVNMMYHSKGRYSENIYKFVAKASDNGARFRCEASNVRSVKPLKAEVQLTVYFAPAQVTTSGPTEGKVGDTLQITCTTANSNPPAEIKWVVNGKKRPNTTNNRTESPEGGWVTSSNLNITIPAGGQKSLTVLCHGSNQHLSENLVSTHSINILYPPGEPFITGYVSDSSVAAGTTQKMACISSGGHPLATLSWYKNDKKIPSITKEMDKSVTAEITFVVNQTDNEARYRCEATNSATEVPLIDTRIMHVYYKPEHVVIRQDPPKLKPGQKANLTCDSSASNPPATLSWWRAGIPVSAEPGAITFSNGPGLYGGKTSSSTLSLNVEADVDGLTYICQAHNAELGESVNQALTLNIVYKPVFDGEPSSGMRQVTVIEGEQGHISFSARGNPPELTFMWSLDNKPYKPSARALVEGASLNLSTVRREDAGVYSLHATNSEGSSSSKVQLVVKYSPKITPGLSVVMVEESENATLTCKADAVPLSQEHFSWKRGGANVKERASVTFANGSSVLKIHAATKKDMGQYECIVNNGIGAVAKANVTLLIKHKPEFIVTPDIAKSAAKDGKEARLVCRAKGAPQINFQWSKNKKQINANTSERYITAVNKLDELTYESTLVIKSVKYNDFGPYECTARNIMGFENHNIKLEVTSKPDPPVSMSVVNITHNSITIAWVPGFNGGLPQSYIIQYRRIGTESKNQVNVIPLNSTSQEITGLMLGTEYEILMWSKNELGESQPVRNAVRSTTLNTAPPTLAPPPSSAPGHGAPSPSSPSSPPPALVAGVALCAVLLVLPLVVGLCYCVSRRRRKNNRLLTGASEQGSNKSGNIEMYAPSSFNETVTGETLSSISEKSETYSNGEAVEEFIVEPPAQYAGYMHPGSRQSTLTRQHKPVVPNQELDQEAVYVDSLRRNAYNHSIGEHKGYHPAPPPELDPSAYYPQERYYPPPPGPFSRPALGNGLTHRHVVPPPDVTMLVHTANGPVVPRMPPKVPSTPTSHLTTFAQPHPAAEGRSLETEGHLV, encoded by the exons GCTACGATGCGAGCATTGCGGGCATTCCCCGTTACTCGATGATCGGCGACCGCTCGAGCGGCGTCTTCAACCTGCGAATCATCAACGCCAGTCTAGACGACGACGCCGAATTCGAGTGCCAAGTCAGCCCTGAGGGTCTTCACAAGGCGATTCGCGCCGCCGCCAGGCTCACAGTCATCG CTCCGCCAACTGGTTTGGAAATTGTGGGCCACCCGAGCAACTCGAAGATTGAAGTCAACGAAAACCAGGCTCTGACGCTCGAGTGCGTGGCGTACAAAGCGAAACCGCCGCCGACCATCGTGTGGTATCGCGGCGACACGAAGCTGCCAG AGAGAGACCTGAAAGTTTCTGTCACTGAAGTGCCGGATGGCGGTCACGTGAAGCGATTCGACGTCAAAAGTCGCATCACCGTCAAT CCGACGAAGAGCGACGATTACTCTGAATACAAGTGCGAGGCGCAGCATGAGGCGCTCGCCAGGGAGTACCCGCTGAACACCAAGGTGCAGCTGTCAGTTCTGT ACCCCCCAGGTGAACCCCACATCGACGGCTACTCGGAGGGCGAAACCATCCGCAGAGGCCAGCATGTGGAACTGACGTGCCGCTCGCGTGGCGGCAATCCGCCGGCCCAGCTCGTGTGGTACAGGAACGACGTGCAGGTGAATATGATGTACCACTCCAAGGGCCGCTACTCGGAGAACATCTACAAGTTTGTGGCCAAGGCTTCGGACAACGGCGCTCGCTTCCGGTGCGAGGCGAGCAACGTCAGGAGCGTCAAACCACTCAAGGCGGAGGTCCAACTCACCGTCTACT TCGCCCCCGCCCAAGTGACAACCTCTGGACCGACCGAGGGCAAAGTAGGCGACACCCTGCAAATCACTTGCACCACGGCCAACTCGAACCCGCCCGCCGAAATTAAGTGGGTGGTGAACGGAAAGAAGCGGCCAAACACGACCAACAATAGGACCGAGTCGCCGGAAGGAGGGTGGGTCACGTCCAGCAACCTCAACATCACGATCCCTGCTGGAGGGCAAAAGTCGCTCACCGTTTTGTGCCACGGAAGCAACCAGCACCTCTCTGAAAACCTCGTTTCCACGCACAGCATCAACATATTGT ATCCACCTGGCGAGCCGTTCATCACTGGCTATGTTTCTGATTCGAGTGTGGCCGCAGGAACCACCCAGAAAATGGCATGCATCTCCTCTGGAGGCCACCCTTTGGCTACCCTGTCGTGGTACAAGAACGACAAAAAG ATACCTAGCATTACCAAAGAAATGGACAAATCAGTGACAGCTGAGATTACTTTCGTTGTGAACCAAACTGACAATGAAGCTCGGTACAGATGTGAAGCTACCAATTCTGCGACGGAGGTGCCCTTGATTGATACAAGAATCATGCACGTCTACT ACAAACCAGAGCATGTGGTGATTCGTCAGGATCCGCCGAAGCTGAAACCTGGCCAGAAAGCGAACCTGACTTGCGATAGCAGTGCGAGCAACCCTCCTGCCACCCTTTCTTGGTGGAGAGCTGGCATTCCAGTGAGCGCCGAACCTGGTGCAATCACCTTTTCCAACGGACCTGGGCTCTACGGTGGCAAAACCTCTTCGAGCACCCTCTCCTTGAATGTTGAGGCTGACGTCGATGGACTCACATACATCTGTCAAGCCCACAACGCAGAACTTGGCGAAAGCGTGAACCAAGCATTGACCCTGAATATTGTTT ACAAACCAGTGTTTGACGGAGAACCTAGCTCTGGAATGCGCCAGGTGACTGTCATTGAAGGAGAACAGGGCCACATTTCCTTCAGCGCAAGAGGAAACCCGCCAGAACTGACCTTCATGTGGTCATTGGACAACAAACCGTACAAGCCATCAGCACGAGCCCTCGTGGAAGGTGCCTCCCTCAACCTAAGCACCGTGCGACGGGAAGATGCTGGCGTCTACAGTCTGCATGCCACCAATTCTGAAGGCTCCTCCTCCAGCAAAGTGCAACTGGTGGTCAAATACTCTCCGAAAATCACGCCAGGCCTCAGTGTGGTGATGGTTGAGGAGAGCGAGAATGCCACTTTGACGTGCAAAGCTGACGCCGTGCCGCTAAGCCAGGAGCACTTCAGCTGGAAAAGAGGCGGCGCGAATGTGAAAGAGCGAGCCTCTGTCACCTTCGCCAACGGCTCGTCCGTGCTGAAAATCCACGCGGCCACCAAAAAGGACATGGGGCAGTACGAGTGCATAGTCAACAACGGCATTGGCGCCGTGGCCAAGGCGAATGTGACCCTGCTGATCAAGCACAAGCCTGAGTTCATAGTCACGCCAGACATTGCAAAATCTGCCGCTAAGGACGGAAAAGAAGCGCGGCTGGTGTGCAGGGCGAAGGGAGCGCCGCAGATCAACTTCCAGTGGTCTAAGAATAAGAAGCAAATCAACGCCAACACCTCTGAGAGATACATCACGGCCGTCAACAAG CTGGATGAACTGACTTATGAGAGCACCCTAGTCATCAAGTCTGTGAAGTATAATGACTTTGGACCTTATGAATGCACCGCTAGAAACATCATGGGATTTGAAAATCACAACATCAAGCTTGAAGTCACGTCAAAGCCCGATCCTCCAGTGTCCATGTCAGTGGTGAACATCACTCATAACAGTATTACCATCGCCTGGGTGCCTGGCTTCAATGGAGGCTTGCCGCAATCCTATATCATTCAGTACAGGAGAATCGGCACCGAGTC CAAAAACCAGGTCAACGTGATCCCCTTGAACAGCACAAGCCAGGAAATCACAGGCCTGATGCTCGGCACCGAGTATGAGATTTTGATGTGGTCCAAAAACGAGCTGGGTGAGAGCCAGCCAGTGAGAAATGCTGTCAGAAGTACTACACTGA ACACGGCGCCCCCCACCTTGGCGCCGCCCCCTTCGTCGGCGCCAGGGCACGGAGCGCCGTCGCCCTCCTCCCcctcgtcgccgccgcccgcCCTGGTTGCCGGGGTGGCCTTGTGTGCTGTACTCTTGGTGCTTCCCCTGGTGGTGGGTCTTTGCTACTGCGTGTCCCGGCGCAGGAGAAAGAACAACAGATTGCTCACAG GTGCAAGTGAACAAGGGAGCAACAAAAGTGGCAACATTGAAATGTATGCACCAAGTAGCTTCAATGAGACTGTGACTGGAGAGACTTTGAGCTCTATTTCTGAGAAAAGTGAGACTTACTCCAACGGAGAAGCTGTTGAGGAATTCATT GTGGAGCCGCCGGCGCAGTATGCAGGCTACATGCACCCCGGCAGCCGCCAGAGCACCCTCACCAGGCAGCACAAGCCAGTCGTGCCCAACCAGGAGCTCGACCAGGAGGCTGTCTACGTCGACTCTCTCCGCAGAAACGCTTACAACCACTCTATTG GGGAACACAAGGGCTACCACCCTGCTCCGCCCCCGGAGCTGGACCCGTCTGCGTACTACCCTCAGGAGCGTTACTACCCTCCGCCCCCGGGGCCATTCAGCCGGCCGGCGCTGGGCAACGGCTTGACCCACCGCCACGTGGTGCCGCCGCCTGACGTGACCATGCTGGTGCACACGGCCAACGGACCCGTGGTGCCCAGGATGCCCCCCAAAGTGCCCTCGACGCCGACGTCGCACCTCACCACTTTCGCCCAGCCGCACCCAGCGGCCGAAGGACGCAGCCTCGAGACTGAAGGCCACCTTGTCTAG
- the sns gene encoding nephrin isoform X2, whose protein sequence is MSSAVYVLLFALLTGGCSGLATQSFSVSPNNVSVHEGGEALLQCQVSNLGGQVQWVKDGLALGYDASIAGIPRYSMIGDRSSGVFNLRIINASLDDDAEFECQVSPEGLHKAIRAAARLTVIAPPTGLEIVGHPSNSKIEVNENQALTLECVAYKAKPPPTIVWYRGDTKLPERDLKVSVTEVPDGGHVKRFDVKSRITVNPTKSDDYSEYKCEAQHEALAREYPLNTKVQLSVLYPPGEPHIDGYSEGETIRRGQHVELTCRSRGGNPPAQLVWYRNDVQVNMMYHSKGRYSENIYKFVAKASDNGARFRCEASNVRSVKPLKAEVQLTVYFAPAQVTTSGPTEGKVGDTLQITCTTANSNPPAEIKWVVNGKKRPNTTNNRTESPEGGWVTSSNLNITIPAGGQKSLTVLCHGSNQHLSENLVSTHSINILYPPGEPFITGYVSDSSVAAGTTQKMACISSGGHPLATLSWYKNDKKIPSITKEMDKSVTAEITFVVNQTDNEARYRCEATNSATEVPLIDTRIMHVYYKPEHVVIRQDPPKLKPGQKANLTCDSSASNPPATLSWWRAGIPVSAEPGAITFSNGPGLYGGKTSSSTLSLNVEADVDGLTYICQAHNAELGESVNQALTLNIVYKPVFDGEPSSGMRQVTVIEGEQGHISFSARGNPPELTFMWSLDNKPYKPSARALVEGASLNLSTVRREDAGVYSLHATNSEGSSSSKVQLVVKYSPKITPGLSVVMVEESENATLTCKADAVPLSQEHFSWKRGGANVKERASVTFANGSSVLKIHAATKKDMGQYECIVNNGIGAVAKANVTLLIKHKPEFIVTPDIAKSAAKDGKEARLVCRAKGAPQINFQWSKNKKQINANTSERYITAVNKLDELTYESTLVIKSVKYNDFGPYECTARNIMGFENHNIKLEVTSKPDPPVSMSVVNITHNSITIAWVPGFNGGLPQSYIIQYRRIGTESKNQVNVIPLNSTSQEITGLMLGTEYEILMWSKNELGESQPVRNAVRSTTLNTAPPTLAPPPSSAPGHGAPSPSSPSSPPPALVAGVALCAVLLVLPLVVGLCYCVSRRRRKNNRLLTGASEQGSNKSGNIEMYAPSSFNETVTGETLSSISEKSETYSNGEAVEEFIEQGSKRAASTYLIDQVEPPAQYAGYMHPGSRQSTLTRQHKPVVPNQELDQEAVYVDSLRRNAYNHSIGEHKGYHPAPPPELDPSAYYPQERYYPPPPGPFSRPALGNGLTHRHVVPPPDVTMLVHTANGPVVPRMPPKVPSTPTSHLTTFAQPHPAAEGRSLETEGHLV, encoded by the exons GCTACGATGCGAGCATTGCGGGCATTCCCCGTTACTCGATGATCGGCGACCGCTCGAGCGGCGTCTTCAACCTGCGAATCATCAACGCCAGTCTAGACGACGACGCCGAATTCGAGTGCCAAGTCAGCCCTGAGGGTCTTCACAAGGCGATTCGCGCCGCCGCCAGGCTCACAGTCATCG CTCCGCCAACTGGTTTGGAAATTGTGGGCCACCCGAGCAACTCGAAGATTGAAGTCAACGAAAACCAGGCTCTGACGCTCGAGTGCGTGGCGTACAAAGCGAAACCGCCGCCGACCATCGTGTGGTATCGCGGCGACACGAAGCTGCCAG AGAGAGACCTGAAAGTTTCTGTCACTGAAGTGCCGGATGGCGGTCACGTGAAGCGATTCGACGTCAAAAGTCGCATCACCGTCAAT CCGACGAAGAGCGACGATTACTCTGAATACAAGTGCGAGGCGCAGCATGAGGCGCTCGCCAGGGAGTACCCGCTGAACACCAAGGTGCAGCTGTCAGTTCTGT ACCCCCCAGGTGAACCCCACATCGACGGCTACTCGGAGGGCGAAACCATCCGCAGAGGCCAGCATGTGGAACTGACGTGCCGCTCGCGTGGCGGCAATCCGCCGGCCCAGCTCGTGTGGTACAGGAACGACGTGCAGGTGAATATGATGTACCACTCCAAGGGCCGCTACTCGGAGAACATCTACAAGTTTGTGGCCAAGGCTTCGGACAACGGCGCTCGCTTCCGGTGCGAGGCGAGCAACGTCAGGAGCGTCAAACCACTCAAGGCGGAGGTCCAACTCACCGTCTACT TCGCCCCCGCCCAAGTGACAACCTCTGGACCGACCGAGGGCAAAGTAGGCGACACCCTGCAAATCACTTGCACCACGGCCAACTCGAACCCGCCCGCCGAAATTAAGTGGGTGGTGAACGGAAAGAAGCGGCCAAACACGACCAACAATAGGACCGAGTCGCCGGAAGGAGGGTGGGTCACGTCCAGCAACCTCAACATCACGATCCCTGCTGGAGGGCAAAAGTCGCTCACCGTTTTGTGCCACGGAAGCAACCAGCACCTCTCTGAAAACCTCGTTTCCACGCACAGCATCAACATATTGT ATCCACCTGGCGAGCCGTTCATCACTGGCTATGTTTCTGATTCGAGTGTGGCCGCAGGAACCACCCAGAAAATGGCATGCATCTCCTCTGGAGGCCACCCTTTGGCTACCCTGTCGTGGTACAAGAACGACAAAAAG ATACCTAGCATTACCAAAGAAATGGACAAATCAGTGACAGCTGAGATTACTTTCGTTGTGAACCAAACTGACAATGAAGCTCGGTACAGATGTGAAGCTACCAATTCTGCGACGGAGGTGCCCTTGATTGATACAAGAATCATGCACGTCTACT ACAAACCAGAGCATGTGGTGATTCGTCAGGATCCGCCGAAGCTGAAACCTGGCCAGAAAGCGAACCTGACTTGCGATAGCAGTGCGAGCAACCCTCCTGCCACCCTTTCTTGGTGGAGAGCTGGCATTCCAGTGAGCGCCGAACCTGGTGCAATCACCTTTTCCAACGGACCTGGGCTCTACGGTGGCAAAACCTCTTCGAGCACCCTCTCCTTGAATGTTGAGGCTGACGTCGATGGACTCACATACATCTGTCAAGCCCACAACGCAGAACTTGGCGAAAGCGTGAACCAAGCATTGACCCTGAATATTGTTT ACAAACCAGTGTTTGACGGAGAACCTAGCTCTGGAATGCGCCAGGTGACTGTCATTGAAGGAGAACAGGGCCACATTTCCTTCAGCGCAAGAGGAAACCCGCCAGAACTGACCTTCATGTGGTCATTGGACAACAAACCGTACAAGCCATCAGCACGAGCCCTCGTGGAAGGTGCCTCCCTCAACCTAAGCACCGTGCGACGGGAAGATGCTGGCGTCTACAGTCTGCATGCCACCAATTCTGAAGGCTCCTCCTCCAGCAAAGTGCAACTGGTGGTCAAATACTCTCCGAAAATCACGCCAGGCCTCAGTGTGGTGATGGTTGAGGAGAGCGAGAATGCCACTTTGACGTGCAAAGCTGACGCCGTGCCGCTAAGCCAGGAGCACTTCAGCTGGAAAAGAGGCGGCGCGAATGTGAAAGAGCGAGCCTCTGTCACCTTCGCCAACGGCTCGTCCGTGCTGAAAATCCACGCGGCCACCAAAAAGGACATGGGGCAGTACGAGTGCATAGTCAACAACGGCATTGGCGCCGTGGCCAAGGCGAATGTGACCCTGCTGATCAAGCACAAGCCTGAGTTCATAGTCACGCCAGACATTGCAAAATCTGCCGCTAAGGACGGAAAAGAAGCGCGGCTGGTGTGCAGGGCGAAGGGAGCGCCGCAGATCAACTTCCAGTGGTCTAAGAATAAGAAGCAAATCAACGCCAACACCTCTGAGAGATACATCACGGCCGTCAACAAG CTGGATGAACTGACTTATGAGAGCACCCTAGTCATCAAGTCTGTGAAGTATAATGACTTTGGACCTTATGAATGCACCGCTAGAAACATCATGGGATTTGAAAATCACAACATCAAGCTTGAAGTCACGTCAAAGCCCGATCCTCCAGTGTCCATGTCAGTGGTGAACATCACTCATAACAGTATTACCATCGCCTGGGTGCCTGGCTTCAATGGAGGCTTGCCGCAATCCTATATCATTCAGTACAGGAGAATCGGCACCGAGTC CAAAAACCAGGTCAACGTGATCCCCTTGAACAGCACAAGCCAGGAAATCACAGGCCTGATGCTCGGCACCGAGTATGAGATTTTGATGTGGTCCAAAAACGAGCTGGGTGAGAGCCAGCCAGTGAGAAATGCTGTCAGAAGTACTACACTGA ACACGGCGCCCCCCACCTTGGCGCCGCCCCCTTCGTCGGCGCCAGGGCACGGAGCGCCGTCGCCCTCCTCCCcctcgtcgccgccgcccgcCCTGGTTGCCGGGGTGGCCTTGTGTGCTGTACTCTTGGTGCTTCCCCTGGTGGTGGGTCTTTGCTACTGCGTGTCCCGGCGCAGGAGAAAGAACAACAGATTGCTCACAG GTGCAAGTGAACAAGGGAGCAACAAAAGTGGCAACATTGAAATGTATGCACCAAGTAGCTTCAATGAGACTGTGACTGGAGAGACTTTGAGCTCTATTTCTGAGAAAAGTGAGACTTACTCCAACGGAGAAGCTGTTGAGGAATTCATT GAACAAGGCTCGAAGCGTGCAGCCAGCACTTACCTGATTGACCAGGTGGAGCCGCCGGCGCAGTATGCAGGCTACATGCACCCCGGCAGCCGCCAGAGCACCCTCACCAGGCAGCACAAGCCAGTCGTGCCCAACCAGGAGCTCGACCAGGAGGCTGTCTACGTCGACTCTCTCCGCAGAAACGCTTACAACCACTCTATTG GGGAACACAAGGGCTACCACCCTGCTCCGCCCCCGGAGCTGGACCCGTCTGCGTACTACCCTCAGGAGCGTTACTACCCTCCGCCCCCGGGGCCATTCAGCCGGCCGGCGCTGGGCAACGGCTTGACCCACCGCCACGTGGTGCCGCCGCCTGACGTGACCATGCTGGTGCACACGGCCAACGGACCCGTGGTGCCCAGGATGCCCCCCAAAGTGCCCTCGACGCCGACGTCGCACCTCACCACTTTCGCCCAGCCGCACCCAGCGGCCGAAGGACGCAGCCTCGAGACTGAAGGCCACCTTGTCTAG